The Lucilia cuprina isolate Lc7/37 chromosome 5, ASM2204524v1, whole genome shotgun sequence genome includes a window with the following:
- the LOC111689289 gene encoding vacuolar protein sorting-associated protein 8 homolog: protein MNELKAPSLNSLLGSDRGSTDSLLAESLLDMEELDDVEYSIPPTGALPSLETVLSEFEADSDIASELGIPPPTPTPSIADESSVRMSGSGGGGSIMRYTMLQGISTQVSSAADRINAGMASSCCVCSHYYAVGTSHGHILNFDITQTLRWAHQDKNGQGAVSSLSYNPECNRLLAGFARGLVIMLDTQSGDVMRQLFDVVTPNTGVLHVKWTSRAAMALAADSGGSVWSLSFTRKLGVRGCSTRCLFSGARGEVCAVEPLLSQTNEHHDLDQYCIVALATLSKYFIVTIRPRLKVIKYHLLQGPPDCLPVLAWQMVLIQAADTSRSVDPVLVVGRGNQLFFHQLFISHGRITLLLLRHITMQTNLLSAHWLGPKCVGCIDTSEILHLLDVRTSKELECIDLANAGMVYGSAQFKGLATGGNVSPALALAGTHACYNSLACRGVQLYVLGAKSMHSIGVRTWMERITYLVKNQRWQEACDLALDGYKAAGERPKRKQQAKERIIMLFKEYIAASARAPDYCLGAIIKCLITVGELELLWTQLWERLQNKELFLHHITAHIENDDIHRVNPIISQALVEYWLKISPSQLEEIILKMDWTCLDLNQVLKAAKKYKLYKAQIFLNANALHDYTVSLTELIPLLDYEHPDLGNCLLVYISSCLAGRGYPQGEIPEELRQNVKHDVLRCLTSLHSNTSEPNELPYPYLRALLKFDIRETLNVISLAFQEKEFNCELGFQHRKRIINILLEIMTPENNTWSEIGCLLNFIAQQISQSCLPVDTQLLEKVLNYLSKESIENESARLHSERENAWHELLVNNCLDAITNDEEQLELAKKAHCHYVEEYLLEKLQRYDNILECYLNNPLRHETMFVYMERHIKNEERKIYEQLRKHIKRLLTIDAQETTRIVDLYFNKKIKELLELVADDEQILFTFLKHLQQRNENLAQEQKLKLLELLCKFEPLEVEEFLKKTEGYHSQAALKLVQQYQLLEAAIFLAEKLFDYKLAFSISMDILKSTKTENMAEYAQKVSALCARSSMCSKSCLTAKERETLWMDLLKFILPLEELKSITKTMLHEASQHVDLPNLVQLIMNTHNVSGSFGDIKELLLSMLNQSKQETHAMEISLKIMEKELAQEFHKYHKKATRGLWITMMRCVVCQQRLYNQSAILILGSCGHAMHEQCSQEFLTTNQNENPNNVLTKNNSEQSSMPEKCLECPYCLNQIDIRIFDKPLQLAKPSHNVINYNSNTNGNFKASSPELGVLQLKSPPRKF, encoded by the exons atgaatgaattaaaGGCTCCATCCTTAAATTCCCTATTGGGTTCGGATCGCGGTTCCACGGATAGTTTGTTGGCAGAATCACTACTCGATATGGAAGAG TTGGATGATGTGGAATACTCTATACCACCCACTGGCGCTTTACCTTCCTTGGAAACTGTTTTAAGTGAATTTGAAGCGGATTCTGATATAGCCTCAGAGTTGGGCATACCTCCCCCCACTCCCACACCTTCTATAGCCGATGAAAGCAGTGTGCGTATGTCGGGTTCAGGCGGTGGAGGCAGTATTATGCGTTATACCATGCTGCAAGGCATTTCTACTCAAGTTTCTTCGGCCGCGGATCGTATTAATGCCGGCATGGCTTCTTCTTGTTGTGTGTGTAGTCATTACTATGCCGTAGGTACTTCTCATGGCCATATACTCAATTTCGATATCACACAAACCTTAAGATGGGCTCACCAAGATAAAAATGGTCAAGGAGCTGTTTCCTCTTTGTCCTACAATCCAGAGTGTAATCGTCTTTTGGCCGGTTTTGCTCGTGGTCTAGTGATAATGCTTGATACTCAATCGGGTGATGTTATGCGTCAATTATTCGATGTGGTTACTCCCAATACAGGAGTACTACATGTCAAATGGACTTCGCGAGCTGCCATGGCTTTAGCAGCCGATTCTGGCGGTTCGGTATGGTCTTTGAGTTTTACCCGTAAGCTAGGAGTGCGAGGCTGCTCTACACGTTGTCTCTTTTCCGGTGCTCGTGGTGAGGTATGTGCTGTGGAACCTTTACTAAGTCAGACCAATGAACATCATGATTTAGATCAATACTGTATAGTGGCTTTGGCcactttatcaaaatatttcatagtGACCATAAGACCGAGATTAAAGGTTATTAAATATCATTTGCTGCAAGGACCACCAGATTGTTTGCCTGTTCTGGCCTGGCAAATGGTTTTAATACAAGCTGCCGACACCTCCAGATCTGTAGATCCTGTACTCGTAGTGGGTCGTGGCAATCAACTATTTTTCCATCAATTGTTCATCTCTCATGGACGTATAACTTTACTGCTTTTGCGTCATATAACCATGCAAACAAATCTACTGTCCGCCCACTGGCTGGGACCCAAATGTGTGGGTTGTATAGATACATcggaaattttacatttattagaTGTACGTACCAGCAAGGAATTGGAATGTATAGATTTGGCCAATGCTGGTATGGTTTATGGTTCGGCACAATTTAAGGGTTTGGCTACGGGTGGTAATGTTTCGCCCGCTTTAGCTTTGGCTGGTACACATGCCTGCTATAATTCTTTAGCTTGTCGTGGGGTACAGCTGTATGTTTTGGGAGCAAAATCAATGCATTCGATTGGTGTAAGAACATGGATGGAAAGGATAACATATTTG GTTAAAAATCAACGTTGGCAGGAAGCCTGTGATTTAGCCTTAGATGGCTATAAAGCAGCAGGCGAGCGTCCCAAAAGGAAACAACAAGCCAAGGAGCGtattattatgttatttaaGGAGTATATAGCGGCTTCTGCTAGAGCCCCCGATTACTGCTTAGGAGCCATTATCAAATGTCTCATAACCGTAGGAGAGTTAGAATTGCTATGGACCCAACTATGGGAACGTTTACAGAACAAAGAACTATTCCTACACCATATTACCGCACATATAGAAAATGACGATATTCATCGTGTTAATCCTATTATTTCTCAAGCTCTAGTAGAATATTGGCTTAAGATATCACCCTCACAATTAGaagaaattatattgaaaatggacTGGACCTGTTTGGATCTGAATCAAGTTCTTAAGGCggccaaaaaatataaactctaTAAAGCACAAATATTCCTAAATGCTAATGCTTTGCATGACTACACTGTTTCTTTAACCGAACTTATACCTTTGCTGGATTACGAACATCCCGATTTGGGTAATTGTCTATTGGTTTATATTTCTAGTTGTTTGGCCGGACGTGGTTATCCTCAGGGTGAAATACCCGAGGAACTAagacaaaatgttaaacatgATGTTTTACGTTGTTTGACATCGTTGCATTCCAATACTAGTGAACCGAATGAATTGCCCTATCCCTATTTGAGGGCCCTATTGAAATTTGATATACGCGAGACTTTGAATGTGATATCGTTGGCTTTTCAGGAGAAGGAATTCAATTGTGAGCTAGGCTTTCAGCATCGCAagagaattataaatatattgttggAAATTATGACGCCGGAGAATAATACG TGGTCCGAAATTGGTTGTCTACTCAATTTCATTGCCCAACAGATTTCACAATCCTGCTTGCCTGTCGATACACAACTCCTGGAAAAAGTCCTCAACTATTTATCTAAAGAGTCGATAGAAAATGAAAGTGCTCGCCTACATTCCGAACGTGAGAATGCTTGGCATGAGTTGCTGGTCAATAATTGTCTCGATGCCATAACTAACGACGAAGAACAATTGGAATTGGCCAAAAAGGCTCATTGTCATTATGTGGAAGAATATTTATTGGAAAAACTACAACGTTATGACAACATACTCGAGTGTTATCTCAATAATCCGTTGAGACATGAAACCATGTTTGTATATATGGAACGACACATTAAGAATGAAGAGAGAAAAATCTATGAACAACTACGTAAACATATCAAACGTTTGCTGACAATAGATGCCCAAGAAACGACACGTATAGtggatttatattttaataagaaaatcaaAGAATTGCTAGAATTAGTGGCAGATgatgaacaaattttgtttacatttcttaaACATCTACAGCAAAGAAATGAAAACTTGGCCcaagaacaaaaactaaaacttttggAGCTGTTGTGTAAATTTGAACCTTTAGAGGTGGaagagtttttaaagaaaactgaagGTTATCATTCCCAGGCCGCTCTTAAATTGGTGCAACAATATCAACTCTTAGAGGCAGCCATATTTTTGGCAGAGAAAttatttgattataaattaGCTTTTAGCATTTCTAtggatattttaaaaagtaccaaaacagAGAATATGGCCGAATATGCACAAAAAGTCTCAGCTTTATGTGCTCGCTCCTCTATGTGTTCCAAATCTTGCCTAACAGCCAAAGAACGTGAAACATTGTGGATGGATTTACTTAAGTTTATTTTGCCCTTAGAAGAGCTTAAGTCCATAACTAAAACTATGCTGCATGAAGCCTCACAACATGTTGATCTGCCCAATTTAGTGCAGCTCATCATGAATACCCATAATGTATCGGGAAGTTTTGGTGATATTAAGGAATTACTTTTGAGTATGTTAAATCAATCAAAACAAGAAACTCATGCCATGGAAATAAGtctaaaaataatggaaaaagaATTGGCACAAGAATTCcataaatatcataaaaaagcTACACGTGGCCTCTGGATAACCATGATGCGTTGTGTCGTTTGCCAGCAACGTTTGTATAATCAATCGGCCATATTGATTTTAGGCTCCTGTGGTCATGCCATGCATGAACAATGTTCCCAAGAGTTTTTAACAACAAACCAAAACGAAAATCCCAACAATGTTTTGACTAAGAACAACAGTGAACAATCATCAATGCCAGAGAAGTGTTTAGAATGTCCTTACTGCCTTAATCAAATCGATATTAGGATATTTGATAAGCCGTTACAATTAGCCAAACCTAGTCATAATGTTATTAACTACAATAGCAATactaatggaaattttaaagcCAGTAGCCCAGAATTGGGagttttacaattaaaatcaccacctagaaaattttga
- the LOC111689291 gene encoding regulator of MON1-CCZ1 complex, with translation MEHSVHYIELSKNPIRFDAVSQLTNVFFDDSNKQIFAVRSGGATGVVVKGPSEDKVISFCMTDRGAIRSIKFSPDNQILAVQRRENSVEFICFQGDQPMLQEIIVHQVKALIYGFVWVHNRECALISNSGVEIFTIVAEKSQVKSVKAMNMSIKWFAWCSEANIAVLCTADSNSSLIPVLIKQKSITKLPKLDLGSSNREIQESKVTLGQIYGVMAVLILQASASGMIEVEVYLLNGPGLAPRKCHVLRLGLVGRFAINTVDNLIVVHHQASATSLLFDISLSGEIVNDITYHSPITAGRSIRPFALKLPSLQPDGQILQCELYSTNWVLFQPNIVIDAKLGCMWYLHLDIESLCTLISDRIRLTEFLLQRHNGKQTLLKVLRQLVDEQYNGAFLPVLETIFNKINKVYASWVHLELQNQTAQPSNVKTTPKSPTPPKVLIEQIDMHTQVFQSIVEKPQCQTILLLYLQSLCKHNIAAQEDLSKMLINELILNKSFDTLRRLAEYSLLMESKAIACYLLSHSNEDPAVSQVALDMLTKIKAHEIIIEVLLGQGKVVDALRLAINTSDAGRISARKFLEAAQKSQNDMTFHSVFKYFQMCNLKQHGSMEFLKTEQCTEFVQYYNNLYKTN, from the exons ATGGAGCATTCTGTACATTATATAGAATTATCGAAAAATCCTATAAGATTCGATGCAGTTAGTCAATTAACTAATGTCTTTTTTGATGATTCCAATAAGCAG ATATTTGCCGTACGCTCTGGCGGCGCCACCGGTGTAGTAGTTAAAGGTCCCTCTGAGGATAAGGTCATTTCATTTTGTATGACCGATCGTGGTGCTATACGTTCGATAAAATTTTCACCAGATAATCAAATTTTGGCCGTACAAAGACGTGAAAATTCCGTAGAGTTTATATGCTTTCAGGGTGATCAGCCCATGCTGCAGGAAATTATCGTACATCAAGTAAAAGCCTTAATTTATGGTTTTGTTTGGGTACATAATAGAGAATGTGCCTTGATATCGAATTCGGGTGTGGAAATATTCACCATAGTGGCAGAGAAGAGTCAAGTTAAATCCGTTAAAGCCATGAATATGAGTATTAAATGGTTTGCCTGGTGTTCCGAGGCCAATATAGCTGTTTTATGTACAGCCGATAGTAATAGTTCTTTAATACCGGTATTGAtcaaacaaaaatctataaCCAAATTGCCCAAATTGGATT tggGCAGTTCCAACCGCGAAATCCAGGAAAGTAAAGTTACTTTAGGTCAAATCTATGGTGTTATGGCCGTTTTGATCTTACAAGCTAGTGCCTCGGGTATGATTGAGGTagaagtttatttattaaatggcCCCGGTTTGGCTCCTCGTAAATGTCATGTTTTACGTTTGGGTTTGGTGGGACGTTTTGCCATTAATACAGTGGACAATTTGATTGTGGTACATCATCAGGCCTCGGCTACTTCTTTGTTGTTTGATATTTCCCTAAGCGGTGAGATAGTTAATGATATAACCTATCATTCTCCCATTACTGCTGGACGTTCAATAAGACCTTTTGCCTTGAAATTGCCCAGTTTGCAACCGGATGGTCAAATTTTACAATGTGAATTGT ACTCCACAAATTGGGTTCTATTTCAACCCAACATTGTTATAGATGCCAAATTAGGTTGCATGTGGTATCTACACTTGGATATTGAATCTTTGTGCACTTTAATATCAGATCGTATAAGATTAACCgaatttcttttgcaacgtcACAATGGTAAACAGACTCTACTAAAAGTACTCAGACAACTAGTAGATGAACAATATAATGGAGCCTTTTTACCAGTATTGGAAACTATCTTCAATAAGATCAATAAAGTATATGC ATCCTGGGTTCATTTGGAATTACAAAATCAAACAGCTCAACCTTCAAATGTTAAGACCACACCCAAATCTCCCACTCCTCCTAAAGTTCTAATCGAACAAATCGATATGCATACCCAAGTATTCCAATCTATTGTAGAGAAACCACAGTGCCAAACTATACTCTTACTTTATCTACAATCCTTGTGCAAACATAATATAGCCGCCCAAGAGGATCTCAGTAAAATGCTTATAAatgaattgattttaaataaaagttttgataCTCTACGTCGTTTAGCCGAATATTCATTGCTGATGGAATCAAAGGCTATAGCCTGCTATTTACTTTCACATTCTAATGAAGATCCTGCTGTCTCACAAGTTGCCTTAgatatgttaacaaaaattaaagctCATGAAATTATTATAGAAGTTTTACTGGGCCAGGGTAAGGTAGTGGATGCTTTACGCTTGGCCATTAATACCAGTGATGCGGGTCGTATATCGGCTAGAAAATTTCTAGAAGCTGCTCAAAAATCACAAAATGATATGACCTTTCatagtgtttttaaatattttcaaatgtgtAATTTGAAACAGCATGGTTCGATggagtttttaaaaa CTGAACAATGTACGGAATTTGTTCAATATtacaataatttgtataaaactaatTAG
- the LOC111689295 gene encoding zinc finger protein 878, which yields MLNKDLKISLCRTCLQYFKEGKFFDIFQTLDLAQKLIQCSGLTMSASDAYPHYVCEQCYEQILLFYEFQQMCRNSLHKFNDLLKTKQELNEEVSQIELEELVDSAKDPLNVDRKPLNRVEENFKKTLQEIDIQGDCWEKKRRGRPPKKKIVIENPQGNVESKRESCSLTQQDIISKSLKNETIKEYKDELFKEEYKDILDNTQENAITVPNEQIITNKALTNVEERREEKTLSDSESCSSTKESFSPEKPKHQCDRCNESFSVLHRFEAHKREHDGLPPYSCYYEGCKRSFNRWHNYNKHQKEHKLAEDQTYKCDVDNCERIYKNKSALNVHKRKYHNMGPELKTHMCEICGKVFKSSAVLNDHHYTHIDKTQLPYACEEPNCSKRFSNKEKLKIHKMRHAGIKNFSCPYCGMLKTTRNELKIHINYHTLERTWPCRFCPKVCNSAGNLKMHVRNMHERAKDFACRYCDRTFAKADTKKYHEMTHTGEKPHQCKECGKRFVQPAALRTHRKIHLRQKANLEVKEKCSENIKGRELENPSQEVVEENFIKNFITDAMVAEILSDTSGI from the exons atgttgaataaagatttaaaaataagtttatgtcGCACCTGTTTACAGTATTTTAAAGAAGGAAAGTTTTTCGATATTTTCCAAACTTTGGATTTGGCTCAAAAGTTGATACAATGTTCCGGTCTAACAATGTCAGCCTCCGATGCATATCCTCATTATGTGTGCGAACAATGttatgaacaaattttattgttttatgaaTTTCAACAAATGTGCCGCAATTCtttgcataaatttaatgatttattaaaaactaagcaGGAGCTGAATGAAGAAGTGAGTCAAATTGAATTGGAGGAACTTGTGGATTCAGCAAAAGATCCCTTAAATGTTGATAGGAAGCCGCTAAATCGTGTAGAGGAGAATTTTAAGAAGACTTTACAAGAAATAGATATTCAAGGAGATTGTTGGGAAAAGAAAAGAAGAGGAAGGCCtcctaaaaagaaaattgttattgaGAATCCGCAAGGAAATGTGGAGAGCAAAAGAGAAAGCTGTAGCTTAACACAGCAAGATATTATTAGTAAATCTTTGAAAAATGAAACTATAAAGGAATATAAAGATGAATTATTCAAAGAAGAATATAAGGATATTTTGGACAACACACAAGAGAATGCAATTACTGTGCCAAATGAACAAATAATCACAAATAAAGCACTTACTAATGTTGAGGAAAGAAGAGAGGAAAAG ACTCTATCCGATAGCGAAAGCTGTTCTTCAacaaaagaaagtttttctCCTGAAAAGCCTAAACATCAATGTGATCGTTGTAATGAAAGCTTTAGTGTGCTACACCGTTTCGAGGCCCACAAACGAGAACATGATGGCTTACCTCCTTACTCCTGCTACTATGAAGGATGTAAACGTTCTTTCAATCGCTGGCATAACTACAATAAACATCAAAAAGAACACAAGCTGGCAGAAGATCAAACCTACAAATGTGATGTGGATAATTGTGAAAGAATATACAAGAATAAATCTGCCCTAAATGTGCACAAACGTAAATATCATAATATGGGTCCCGAACTTAAGACCCATATGTGTGAAATTTGCGGTAAAGTATTCAAATCTTCGGCCGTTTTAAATGATCACCACTATACTCATATTGATAAAACCCAATTACCGTATGCCTGTGAAGAGCCGAACTGTAGTAAACGTTTTTCCAATaaggaaaaacttaaaatacataaaatgcgTCATGCCGGCATTAAGAACTTTAGTTGTCCCTATTGTGGCATGCTTAAGACAACACGTAATGAACTTAAAATACACATTAACTATCACACCCTGGAAAGAACTTGGCCATGTCGGTTTTGTCCCAAAGTCTGTAATAGTGCGGGCAATTTAAAAATGCATGTTAGGAATATGCACGAAAGAGCTAAAGATTTTGCTTGTCGTTATTGTGACAGGACATTTGCTAAAGCAGATACTAAGAAATATCATGAAATGACTCATACGGGAGAAAAGCCACATCAGTGCAAGGAATGTGGTAAAAGATTTGTACAGCCGGCAGCTTTAAGGACTCATCGTAAGATACATTTGAGACAGAAAGCTAATTTGGAGGTGAAAGAGAAGTGTAGTGAGAACATTAAAGGGCGGGAGTTGGAAAATCCTTCACAGGAAGTGGTGGAggagaattttataaagaattttataactGATGCTATGGTGGCAGAGATTTTAAGTGACACCAGTGGaatataa
- the LOC111689297 gene encoding defensin Lucifensin, giving the protein MKFFMVFAVTFCLALCFASQSMALPAEDEAHFVDGLEALKTIEPELHGRYKRATCDLLSGTGIKHSACAAHCLLRGNRGGYCNGRAICVCRN; this is encoded by the coding sequence atgaaattcttTATGGTATTTGCTGTTACTTTCTGCTTGGCTTTGTGCTTTGCTAGCCAATCCATGGCCTTGCCTGCTGAGGATGAGGCTCATTTTGTTGATGGTTTGGAGgctttaaaaacaattgaacCGGAATTGCATGGCCGCTATAAGAGAGCTACTTGCGATTTATTAAGTGGTACTGGCATCAAACACTCAGCTTGTGCTGCCCACTGCTTGTTGAGAGGAAATCGTGGCGGTTATTGTAATGGTAGAGCTATTTGCGTGTGCCGTAATTAA